DNA sequence from the Colletotrichum destructivum chromosome 9, complete sequence genome:
GCTCATAATGGATAACGCCTCGATTCACCACACGGCGAAGTTTCAACAGATTTGCGACGGTTTTGGCGTAGTGTTTCCGTGCTTACCGCCATGCATATCCTGCTTTGTTTTCCTGCTCGGCCTAAAGCATTCGCCTGCAATTTCTTTCGCCATCCTGTGACAGGTCCTCCTCCGACACTAACACTATCAGCTCCTCCCCTACCTTCTCtgggggggttttttttttctcaaCTGCGGCACGCCACGCGGGCAGAGCGAGCGCAGTGCGCCGCAAGAGGCCGAGTCCCTCAAGGTTGCATCGCTCTGTTTGTTGTTTCTTTGAGACTCGAAGGCGTATCCGGTTGGGATTGATTGCAGGACTTTTTCCTCTCTCTGTTACTTCTTTTTTTATATACAtatctctctgtctcttAAATAGCGAGGAGCCCCGAATGCATGTTATTCATGCCTTCAGCACCTACGAACCCGTTCATTCCGTACTAACAAAAATTCCCAACTTCGTCTCATGGATGACTAAGCTCACCTTCGGGACTCGGACATCTCAGGTGAGCGCAGCAGCATCGCAAAGCCTTGATCTCATCGAGATGCACGCGCATCGGCCCACAAcccgcccttcttccaccGAGCCAGCCCCCCCGATCTAGTAAAAAAGAGCCCCGGCAAAGCTTCGTGACCCTTCATGGGAGCCGCATGACGTCCTCTATTTGGAAAGAAACCCCTCTCCCCCCAAAAAATAAACCCCCGGAAAGAAAAAACCAGGAAGCTGGCGGAAAAGATACCGGACGACCATCTGGTTGTGTCCATCTTGCATTTTTCCGTGGTGATCAAAACAtgacttcgtcgtcgccgtaaACATCACACACTTACCCACTAAACGGCACAACTGCGCCGTACTGGCCCCGTTCCGCTCATCGCCTCGGCATCCCCACCCCCCGAGTAGCACAGCCCAAACATGTCCGCCGCCAACCCGGGCCTCCGGCCTTTCATCCTCCTAGCAGGCTTCGTCTACTACtccctccttggcggccgcctcgacaccgcccttctcctcctcttttcGGCACTCCGCAGCAGGCACGCTCTCACGGACCTCGTCTCCCCCTACATCGACGCGCAAACCCTACGCAAccagctccttctcctcccgggtttcgtcctcggcttcgtcatCCTTCAGATCGTCCGCTTCGTCCTGGCCCTCACGGAGACCCGGGACGTGACGAAATGGACGTCGCCCGCGAGGCCGCTGCTGATCCCCTGTACGACGACGCACCGTCGGACGTTCCCGGAGAAGCACGCCTTTACCTACTCgtacctcgtcgtcggcatcccCGTCGGGTGGAGGGGCACCTACGCCGGCATGGTCTCAAGCGGCGTCGAAGCGCCTAGCTGGACGTCGTGCTTCTCGCTGGCGCCGAAGCCCGGTAAAGGGTGGTTCGATGTCAACCCCGCCGACTATCTCGAGAGGGGCAACGGCCATCTCGGACTCAGGGGAAAGCTGGATGCGTACCTTGAGTCTCAGGTATGCTGTTACATTAACAAACATAAACTTTCTATCCATCCCTTCGCTGAGTAAGGGTGTCGTGTAGCTAACATGGTCAAGGGGGCCGACCCGGCGCAGTATCCCGGCGCGTACCTCGTCACTGCGGCTAGATTCATGGGATACCACTTCAACCCGGTCTCCTTCTGGTACCTTTATTCCAGAGACGACGAGCTGACGGCCATGATCCTTGAAGTGAACAACACCTTTGGCGAGCGCAGGATGTACTTCCTCGCCACGGACGCCGTCCGGTCGGAGCAGCGTCTCGACCGAGGCGACAACATCGCCGACCCCGCCGTCAAGaggcccgcggcggcgaggatgaccaAGCAGTGGCCAAAGGACTTCCACGTCTCCCCCTTCAACTCGCGCAAGGGCGACTACTTCCTCTCGGCAACCGACTTCCTCGGACTCGACGCCCGTGGGGCTTATACCCTCGACAACACAATCACCCTCAAGTCGTCCAAGGACCACCCTAAGATCGTCGCCCGCCTCTTCAACTCGGCCCCGGCCATCGACCCGGGCTCCATGTCGGCGCCGCAAAAGCTGGCCTTCCTGTGCCGCTGGTGGTGGGTCGGCTTCGTGACCTTCCCCCGCATAGTCAAGGAGGCCTccaccctcttcttccgcaggGGGCTGCACGTGTGGTACCGCCCGGAGCCGCTGAAGGAGACCatcggccgccgcgccgacgcGACGGAGAGCCGGCTCGAGCCCATCTTCCGGGCCTACCTAGGCCACCTCGTGGAGCagtcgacggccgccgtcgccgttcgGTACATTCCCGCCGGCATCGACTCGACCGAGCCCGAGGTGATGCGATCCCCGGCCGCGGAGAGGAATCCCAAAcgggccgaggagctcgacttCAAAGTACTCACGCCGGCCTTCTACACCCGCTTCGTACACTACGCCCACGACCTCGAGGCTGTGTGCTGCGAGTTCCAGGATAACGGCACAATCTGGGTCTCGCGGCCGGACCTCCTCCCGAAGCTCATCCTCAAgaggcccgcgccgccccTCAGGACGACGAACATCGCCGACTTTGTCTGCTTCAGGGCCATCCGCGCCCTGCGGCAGAGGCCGGAACGCATCGAGCGGCCCCTCACgtcggccgcgccgccgggcggaggcgagcgagacggcgccggcgtgcGGAAGGTGGACATCCGCGACTTTCGCATCTCGTCCATGGACggcttcgtcctcgggcgGTCCGACGCGCCGGTGCGGGGCGCGTACAGGTCGCTCGTGCTGCGGACGTTCCTCGCCGACCGCCTGGCTCTGGGGAGCGTGGAGCTCCTGGGATTGCAACACTTCATCCTGCGAGCGGGCGTTGCCTGGGTCCTGTCGTCGCTGGTCGCCCCGCTCGTGAGGTTATGAGGCCAAATGTCGCGGTGTTCTCAGTAAGCGGCATGCATGTACGTTCGCTCACCGGCTTACATAGGCATGCCTTCCGGACACGACGGCCGTGTAGGCACTTGGGGCAAGGCAGACGGATTCTTCAGAAATAATACCCATAGAAAGTATCCCCGCCGAAACGGGCGGTCTTCATCACAGAGAGAGTGACAGATCCAGCGTCTCTGGCCGATCCCAGCCTCGACGTACGTCCGCGGCCATCACACATGCGGCCGCCCGCGTCGCAACCTGTCTTTCCCATGGTCCCCGCCGCCCATTGGGAGAGAAAAAGATTCCCGTCGCAGATAAGGCCGAGGGGGAAAGGAGTTCACAGATCACCCCGCAGGATAAAAATGTTCATCTGTTTGTTTATTAGACCCCGGTGCAGTAGGCGGAAAAGGCaggagacagacagacagaaaTCACATCCCACGTTTGCATTTGAGAACTCGGTGATGCCAGTGGGTAGATGCATTATGTGTGGAGCTCCCATGCAATGCGAGGGTTCTTGGGGGGACGGGACGGATGGTATTTGAAATACGTCCAGCATTGCATGCGCACGTTTGGCGGATTCTATCGATTGATCAACTACCCAAGTCGTGGACGAGCGGTGACGCCGGATTGCATGCGGTACCTTGCCTGGATGGGGTTATCTTGGTACGGTATCCCACCTCTTTTAGTCACGCCCCCAAGCTACCTTATGTGGGTAGTTCAAAGTGCGTGGCAGGATGTTGGAAGGGTAGGTTGCACCCTGTCCGTCTAGAGTATTTGTGTTGTGGCCGTCATTCAGTGTGCCGTCTTATCTGGGCTGGGTTTTTGGAGAATGAAGTTTGTCCGTCAGATAGTTCTGTCCGACGGACTGACGGGAATGATCCCACTTCATGCCACAGTCCCAGTCTCCAGGCGTCTTTCACGATGACATGTCATACAGACGCATCTGCTGCTCGCTCATCTCTTCCCCCGCCCCGTGCTTCGTTTCCCGACTTCCGAGAGATCGGGGAAAGCTGGAAGGTGGAGGTGTTTTCGACAATCGAACGTCACCGGCTCCTCCAAAACACCGCTCGCCCCATAATAGTCTCCTGGGCCGCATCTGGTGGCTGTTATTGCTCGATTTGCAAAAGATTTGCGAAACTCCTTTTGCCGGGCCACTTGGCTAGGGGCAGACATGCAGCTAGCAAGCTTGCAAGTCGCAAATCGCAAGCCATCCGGCCAGTGGGGCCCAGACTCCCAGCCAGCCTGGACTCGACTCGAGGTGCCGGCGGGGCGAAGGGACCGACCggggagctgctgctgcactAACGCGGTCCCGCATCGAATTCCAAATCGTCCGGGCCTCCAGCGCGGGGTTGCATCCGGAAGAACCTGACCAATGCGTACCTATTCAAGGCTCGGTTCTCTCTTGTCAGCGAACAGCACCTTTGATCAAACTCGACATCTTGGAATTTTCACCCCAATTGACCAAGGGGACTAGGTGTGCCGGGGCCGTTGTAACGTCCGGGTTGAACCAAGCACTGGTTCGATCTCCCTCTGCCCCGGGCTCAtccatctccctccctcctccgcggGGTTGAATATTCGGGGTTGAGACATGGGTAGCCAAACTCTCGGCACGATTATTCCAAGTCGTGCCACAGCTAGCCTCAAGAGTGCTGGAATTCTGCCCATGGAAACGGAGTCCCCGGGGACACGGTGCTGGAGTCCTGTCGTCGATTCCTGAGCAAACCTCGCGTCCTACTGCCCGCGGCGTTAGGAGCAAGCAAGGATAGGCTGCTGCCCCTCTTGGGCCACGGGGTCGAGGATCCTCGCGGCCTGCAGCGCTGACAGAAGCGTTTCCTGGGATCTGGTGGaccccttctcctcatcaCTCCCTGAGAGTTGCCCAAGCTCGATGTTCCAGGTTTGGGTCGCGTCGAGGTACTGGCTTCGATCTGGAAAGTATCGCAAGTCGCCGAGGAGTCAGGACGGGACACTCTCGAAGCTTGGAAGAAGATTCCCTCGGGCGCACACAAAGGGACTGCGTCGTCCCTCGTCCGTTCTGTTGTTCCCATGAGTATCGTGCTCTCGACCAATTCAGGCCCTACAAACGCCATCTTCGGAAACCTTTTCGTTGACATATGGGTAACTCGAGTCCTTCGGTCGCATCCATCTCGCCATCGGAACTTTCCCCACGGTTTCGGCCACTCTCCCCGCTCATCCGGTTTTGACCCCCAGGGTACCTCGATAGGGTAAGTGACGTCGTCAGGAATATGTCAGTGCCTGAGGTGAGGTAGCGTCGGGAAGCCACCAGCTAGCTAAAGCTTGAGGCGGCAACCAGAAAGATACCCCGCCCCCTCCATCGCCAGAACATAAAGGGCCTGTTCCCGTCTGTCATTGCGAACCAGTGTCGTTCTTATCAAAGCCCGCTGCACTCCATTGTCTGCCAACAAGTCAGAATCATACTTCTCCAAATCATAGAGACGAAAAGAAACTTTTCGGTTCTTTAACCTCCTGTTCAACATGCCTCTCACTGGACACTGCCTCTGCAAGGCCGTCACCTACAAGgttgacgtcgacgcccCGCTCCTCACCGGCTATGACCACTGCGACGATTGCCAACGCCAGAGTGGCTCAACGTACTGTGAGTGTCATCAAGTCCGACCTTTTCGGTCAATTGGCGTCGTATTGCAAACCGAACGGTCCATCGTCGATTGAAAGACCGGAATGAAAGCTGACCACGTCGGTGAAGCCCTCGTCGCTGTTGTCCCCAAGGACAAGCTTACCATCAACGGTCCCACCAAGAGCTGGGCTGGCAAGGGCTCCTCGGGCAAAGACGTCCACCGCATTTTTTGCTCTGAGTGTGGCTCCCCGATCGCCCACGACCCCGATGCGGCTCCCGAGATCATCGCTCTCAAGGCGGGTACCCTCGATACCGAGATCAAGAAGAACCTGAAGCCCGTAAGCAGTGCCATGCCCTTCCTTCGCCGAGGTGTTATGCAATCGAGTCTTGAAATGCTCAGTGCTGGCTGCATTTCCTCGGGGAGACGTACGAGTGAAGTAGCCAAAGCTAACGCACCTA
Encoded proteins:
- a CDS encoding Putative CENP-V/GFA domain, Mss4-like superfamily protein, producing MPLTGHCLCKAVTYKVDVDAPLLTGYDHCDDCQRQSGSTYSLVAVVPKDKLTINGPTKSWAGKGSSGKDVHRIFCSECGSPIAHDPDAAPEIIALKAGTLDTEIKKNLKPDTEIWTVGKLPFCQEKLAKPFEHMPQ